Proteins found in one Desulfobotulus pelophilus genomic segment:
- a CDS encoding rubredoxin-like domain-containing protein, whose product MTQWKCSVCGYQMEAETPPNECPSCKKTCEFLDNTCYTPDCEGAGKDDRIR is encoded by the coding sequence ATGACCCAGTGGAAATGCAGCGTCTGTGGCTATCAGATGGAAGCTGAAACGCCTCCCAATGAGTGTCCTTCCTGTAAGAAAACCTGCGAATTCCTCGATAATACCTGCTATACACCGGATTGTGAGGGTGCCGGTAAGGATGATAGAATTCGCTAA
- a CDS encoding molybdopterin molybdotransferase MoeA: MTPAFFSVISLDEALRLISLFPTMETEKQPVSEALHRILAESAVAGEDVPGFDRSTRDGFALRAKDTFGASESASPLFTLVGRIKTGDHPPFSIGPGQAAAIATGAMLPQGADSVVMIEDTTPIDDSLAEIHKSVAPGTHVIRKGDDARPGQLLLAQGKRLRPQDLGFLAGSGFTAVRVFKKPVIAILSTGDEVRPPESRLNPGEIRDINTRTLAAMVSEQGAVPLELPIAKDDEATLLQALQQALDASDVVLVSGGSSVGTLDFAPRAIAALPDTTILAHGLAIRPGKPTLIARAGNKPLIGLPGHAASAAIIFQVLVKPLIRRITGEKGIRPEERPFTARLSRNIASVMGRADYVRVAIQDEENPPLAVPMLGEAGLIRTLVEAQGLVCVPRDTEGLLQDSSVTVYPL, from the coding sequence ATGACACCAGCCTTCTTTTCCGTTATTTCCCTTGATGAAGCCCTGAGGCTTATCTCCCTCTTCCCTACCATGGAGACCGAGAAGCAGCCCGTATCCGAAGCTCTGCATCGCATTCTTGCCGAAAGTGCGGTGGCCGGAGAAGATGTTCCCGGCTTTGACCGCTCCACACGGGACGGCTTTGCCCTCCGCGCAAAAGATACGTTTGGTGCCTCGGAAAGTGCCTCCCCTCTCTTCACCCTTGTAGGACGCATTAAAACAGGCGACCACCCACCCTTTTCCATAGGACCGGGGCAGGCAGCGGCCATCGCCACAGGAGCCATGCTTCCCCAGGGCGCAGACAGCGTAGTCATGATTGAAGATACCACCCCCATTGACGACAGCCTTGCGGAAATTCACAAATCCGTTGCACCGGGTACCCACGTCATCCGTAAAGGAGACGATGCCCGTCCGGGGCAGCTGCTCCTTGCACAGGGAAAACGGCTGCGACCCCAGGACCTGGGATTTCTGGCAGGATCTGGTTTCACCGCGGTCAGGGTTTTTAAAAAACCCGTGATAGCCATCCTTTCTACGGGCGATGAGGTCCGCCCTCCCGAGAGCAGACTCAATCCGGGTGAAATACGGGATATCAATACCCGAACCCTTGCGGCCATGGTTAGCGAACAGGGAGCTGTCCCCCTTGAACTCCCCATCGCAAAGGATGATGAAGCAACACTCCTACAGGCACTGCAGCAGGCACTGGATGCCTCCGACGTCGTTCTTGTTTCCGGGGGATCTTCCGTGGGCACCCTTGACTTTGCCCCCAGAGCCATTGCGGCTCTTCCCGACACCACCATACTGGCCCATGGCCTGGCCATCCGACCCGGTAAACCCACCCTCATAGCCAGAGCGGGAAACAAGCCTCTGATCGGACTGCCCGGGCATGCGGCTTCCGCAGCCATCATCTTTCAGGTTCTGGTCAAACCCCTCATCCGTCGTATCACAGGAGAAAAGGGTATCCGACCCGAAGAAAGACCCTTTACAGCCCGGCTTTCACGCAATATTGCCTCCGTGATGGGCAGGGCAGATTATGTACGGGTTGCCATTCAGGACGAAGAAAATCCTCCGCTGGCCGTACCCATGCTCGGAGAAGCCGGACTGATCCGCACGCTGGTGGAAGCTCAAGGGCTTGTCTGTGTTCCCAGGGATACGGAAGGCCTTCTGCAAGACAGCTCTGTCACTGTCTATCCACTCTAA
- the cydB gene encoding cytochrome d ubiquinol oxidase subunit II: MELQVIWFFIWGLLWAAFFMTDGFDLGVGTLYPFLGSDETDKRKMINAIGPLWDGNEVWLITAGGVTFAAFPLVYATMFSSLYTPLMFILFGLIIRGVSFEFRGLSDSALWKKTWDTCIFVGSFVPALLFGVAFANIFMGLPIDGEGILHGNLFTLLNPYGIMGGVLFVLLFMQHGALWLCIRTEEGLQQKAIQTARMLWPVALSVLAVFVIASWFYTDLYANYLAMPLLFTVPVLAVAAFIGARIFLGKGRYFPAWGMSAAGIVATTFFGIIGLFPNLFPSSLDPAYSLNAMNSASSPLTLTIMLWVVVCLIPLVIAYQAWAYYTFRFKVEKEDFTY; the protein is encoded by the coding sequence ATGGAACTGCAGGTCATTTGGTTTTTTATATGGGGCTTGCTCTGGGCCGCCTTTTTCATGACAGACGGTTTTGATCTGGGGGTGGGAACCCTTTATCCCTTTCTGGGAAGTGATGAAACGGACAAAAGAAAAATGATCAATGCCATCGGCCCGTTGTGGGATGGCAATGAAGTGTGGCTGATCACGGCCGGCGGGGTAACTTTTGCTGCCTTTCCTCTCGTTTACGCCACCATGTTTTCCAGTCTGTACACACCTCTGATGTTCATTCTTTTCGGGCTGATCATCCGGGGAGTGAGTTTTGAATTCCGTGGGCTTTCCGACAGTGCGCTGTGGAAAAAGACCTGGGATACCTGTATTTTTGTGGGCAGCTTTGTTCCGGCCCTTCTTTTTGGGGTCGCCTTTGCCAATATCTTCATGGGGCTTCCCATCGATGGCGAGGGTATTCTGCATGGTAACCTCTTCACCCTTCTGAACCCTTACGGCATCATGGGTGGAGTGCTGTTTGTTCTGCTTTTTATGCAGCACGGGGCCTTGTGGCTCTGTATCCGGACGGAAGAAGGGCTGCAGCAAAAGGCCATTCAAACGGCCCGCATGCTCTGGCCCGTGGCACTTTCCGTGCTGGCGGTTTTTGTGATTGCCAGCTGGTTTTATACGGATCTGTATGCCAACTATCTGGCTATGCCCCTGCTCTTTACGGTTCCCGTTCTGGCGGTGGCTGCCTTTATCGGTGCCCGGATTTTTCTGGGAAAAGGCCGTTATTTTCCGGCATGGGGTATGAGCGCGGCGGGTATTGTGGCCACAACCTTTTTTGGTATCATTGGCCTTTTTCCCAATCTGTTCCCTTCAAGTCTGGATCCGGCTTATAGCCTGAATGCCATGAATTCGGCTTCCAGCCCTCTGACTCTGACCATCATGCTTTGGGTTGTGGTCTGCCTGATTCCGCTTGTTATTGCCTATCAGGCTTGGGCTTACTATACTTTCCGCTTCAAGGTGGAAAAGGAAGATTTCACCTATTGA
- a CDS encoding DVU0772 family protein: MLAIEELKNNLHLLNEIDWELTPEDAVNLYLEWGGIWKPGGLRYSVRGKHDKSFYFTVNTWEDTPVIYLIRRNSEEAVELARIPLPPGLKETFLESIGHNRGVYALEGEVKDWLQKKLYH, encoded by the coding sequence ATGCTGGCCATAGAAGAACTGAAAAACAATTTACATCTTCTCAATGAAATAGACTGGGAACTCACCCCCGAAGATGCCGTAAACCTCTATCTGGAGTGGGGTGGCATATGGAAGCCGGGAGGCCTGCGCTATTCCGTACGGGGCAAACACGATAAATCCTTTTATTTTACGGTCAATACCTGGGAAGATACACCGGTGATTTATCTCATACGAAGAAACTCGGAAGAAGCCGTTGAACTTGCCAGAATCCCCCTGCCTCCGGGACTGAAAGAAACCTTTCTTGAATCCATAGGCCACAACAGAGGAGTCTATGCACTGGAAGGTGAAGTTAAAGACTGGCTTCAGAAAAAGCTGTATCACTGA
- a CDS encoding ferredoxin, whose product MGDYAAEVDLVTCIRCGICVELCPEVFGWSATGSFVVVRESGVIPDCLEEAIRNCPADCIRAR is encoded by the coding sequence ATGGGAGACTATGCAGCGGAAGTGGATCTTGTTACCTGCATTCGCTGTGGTATCTGCGTGGAACTCTGCCCGGAGGTCTTCGGGTGGAGTGCCACAGGCAGTTTTGTGGTGGTGCGGGAAAGCGGTGTGATACCCGATTGCCTGGAGGAAGCCATCAGAAACTGTCCTGCGGACTGCATCCGAGCTCGCTAG
- a CDS encoding molybdopterin biosynthesis protein, giving the protein MSQRNVYLSMIPLEQAREITLREFGSVTSKKEEIPSSQAVGRVLAEAVMAAASSPPHHVAAMDGYAIRAKETFHASESHPVFLKEMENAFPVNTGQVLPGDSDAVVMIEKVTQEEKGLRLEAPVFPWQHVRKIGEDIVATEMLFPATHEITPYCIGALLSGGVRSVPVFMQPGVLILPTGSELVSAERDPALLRPGEVIESNSHVLGRLAESCGGRWTAAPPIRDEVDLLASQLEEAALREDVDIILTVGGSSAGSHDFTRTALEKTGNVLFHGITMMPGKPVVLGKVCSKPVFGIPGYPVSAILAFEELVRPLIRSMLGRPVIHRKKCTVFLSRAIPSRLGLEEFVRIRLAEIAGRTIAAPLPRGAGCITSITEADAILRIPANSEGLATGAETTAELLRPIEEIHNTLLVVGSHDNALDLLANHLKPMGIRLSSAHVGSMGGLLAIRSQSCHMAGSHLLDPSDGSYNKNAIARILPETPVYRLHLAVRIQGFIVRKGNPMNIRRTADLLRPGLRFINRQPGSGTRILMDYELQKNTIFPGDIEGYDNEETTHMAVAAAVLSGSADAGLGIAAAARALDLDFVPLTPETYELIFPAELMQTPQIQAVIRILSTKTFRESLKALGGYTIENTGKLTGPERTPPEKT; this is encoded by the coding sequence ATGTCCCAGCGCAATGTTTACCTCTCCATGATCCCCCTTGAGCAGGCCAGAGAAATCACCCTCCGGGAATTTGGCTCTGTCACCAGCAAAAAGGAAGAGATTCCATCTTCTCAGGCTGTGGGCAGAGTCCTTGCCGAAGCCGTTATGGCGGCGGCCTCCTCTCCTCCCCATCATGTGGCTGCCATGGACGGTTATGCCATCAGGGCAAAAGAAACCTTTCATGCATCGGAAAGCCATCCTGTTTTTCTGAAGGAAATGGAAAATGCCTTTCCTGTAAACACAGGACAAGTGCTGCCCGGAGACAGCGATGCTGTGGTCATGATTGAAAAAGTCACTCAGGAGGAAAAGGGACTGCGGCTGGAAGCGCCGGTTTTTCCATGGCAGCACGTACGCAAAATCGGAGAGGACATCGTGGCCACGGAAATGCTCTTTCCAGCCACCCATGAAATCACGCCCTACTGCATAGGAGCTCTGCTTTCCGGCGGAGTACGGTCTGTTCCCGTCTTCATGCAGCCCGGAGTTCTCATCCTTCCCACAGGCTCCGAACTGGTATCGGCGGAAAGGGATCCGGCCCTTCTCAGACCGGGAGAAGTCATCGAATCCAACAGCCATGTACTGGGAAGACTGGCAGAATCCTGCGGGGGTCGCTGGACAGCGGCTCCACCCATACGGGATGAAGTGGATCTGCTGGCCAGCCAGCTTGAAGAAGCTGCCCTGAGAGAAGATGTGGACATTATCCTCACCGTAGGCGGCTCCTCCGCGGGTTCCCATGATTTCACCCGCACCGCACTGGAAAAAACCGGCAACGTGCTTTTCCATGGCATCACCATGATGCCGGGCAAACCCGTCGTCCTTGGGAAAGTCTGCAGTAAACCGGTGTTCGGAATTCCAGGCTACCCCGTTTCCGCCATCCTTGCCTTTGAAGAGCTGGTCCGCCCTCTGATACGCAGCATGCTCGGCCGTCCGGTTATCCATAGAAAAAAATGTACGGTTTTTCTATCCAGAGCCATTCCCTCCCGACTCGGGCTGGAGGAGTTTGTCCGGATAAGACTGGCAGAGATTGCCGGACGCACCATTGCCGCTCCCCTGCCCCGTGGTGCGGGTTGTATTACATCCATTACGGAAGCGGACGCCATTCTCCGCATTCCTGCCAACAGCGAAGGGCTGGCAACAGGGGCGGAAACCACGGCCGAGCTGCTGCGACCCATAGAGGAAATTCACAATACCCTTCTTGTGGTGGGCAGCCATGACAATGCCCTTGACCTGCTGGCCAACCATCTCAAACCCATGGGCATCCGCCTATCATCCGCCCACGTGGGAAGCATGGGGGGCCTGCTGGCCATCCGCAGTCAGAGCTGCCACATGGCGGGATCCCACCTCCTCGACCCCAGTGACGGCAGTTACAATAAAAATGCCATTGCCCGTATTCTGCCCGAGACCCCCGTATACCGGCTGCATCTGGCTGTCAGAATACAGGGGTTCATTGTCCGCAAAGGGAACCCCATGAATATCCGCCGCACGGCAGACCTTCTACGGCCGGGCCTGCGCTTCATTAATCGCCAGCCGGGTTCCGGCACCCGCATTCTGATGGATTATGAGCTGCAGAAAAATACCATATTCCCCGGAGACATTGAGGGATATGACAATGAGGAAACCACCCACATGGCTGTGGCTGCGGCCGTTCTCAGCGGGTCTGCGGATGCGGGTCTCGGCATTGCCGCCGCAGCCCGCGCTCTGGATCTTGACTTTGTACCTCTGACACCGGAAACCTATGAGCTGATTTTTCCTGCAGAACTTATGCAGACACCCCAGATTCAGGCCGTCATACGGATTCTTTCCACAAAAACCTTCCGGGAATCCCTGAAGGCTCTCGGAGGTTACACCATAGAGAATACGGGAAAACTCACTGGTCCGGAAAGGACACCACCGGAAAAGACTTGA
- a CDS encoding DVU0298 family protein, translating into MDRKALKAHVLACLEMEDGAAMEVRLAALSGRRAAGPLIGALCHRESRVFWAAVRGLGAVAEGLFDSDSEGVRWIMRRLIWMLNDESGGMGWGCGEAMGEIMARIPKMAHEYHRILCSYMDPDGNFLENPLLQRGALWGLARLGEASPFFVRDLNGFLDHYLSSEDPAIVAPALLLAGMLNDPAHKESLTRLLSDERRFSLYREGRFVSVVIAELAAKAL; encoded by the coding sequence ATGGACCGAAAGGCGTTGAAGGCCCATGTCCTTGCCTGTCTTGAGATGGAGGACGGTGCTGCCATGGAAGTACGGTTGGCCGCCCTGTCGGGTCGAAGGGCGGCAGGGCCTTTGATCGGGGCGTTATGTCACAGGGAGTCCCGTGTATTCTGGGCAGCGGTAAGGGGCCTGGGGGCTGTGGCTGAAGGGCTTTTTGATTCGGACTCTGAAGGGGTTCGATGGATCATGCGCAGGCTTATCTGGATGCTGAATGATGAGTCCGGTGGCATGGGATGGGGCTGTGGTGAGGCCATGGGAGAGATTATGGCCCGCATACCGAAGATGGCCCATGAGTATCACAGAATTCTTTGTTCCTACATGGACCCGGATGGTAATTTTCTGGAGAATCCCCTGCTGCAGAGAGGGGCTCTCTGGGGCCTTGCCCGTCTGGGGGAAGCCTCTCCCTTTTTTGTCCGCGATCTGAACGGTTTTCTTGACCACTATCTTTCATCGGAAGATCCTGCCATTGTAGCTCCCGCTCTTTTGCTGGCGGGCATGCTGAATGATCCTGCCCATAAAGAAAGCCTTACCAGACTTCTCAGTGATGAAAGACGGTTTTCCCTCTACCGGGAAGGCCGTTTTGTGTCTGTTGTCATTGCAGAGCTTGCCGCAAAGGCTTTGTAA
- a CDS encoding desulfoferrodoxin, translating to MVARLDVYRCEVCGNVVEVMHGGKGDLVCCGQLMVHLTENTVDAAKEKHVPVIERIPGGVRVVVGSVEHPMVEKHYIEWIEVIADNRVYRKDLQPGEKPEAVFMMEAERFVVREYCNLHGVWKADG from the coding sequence ATGGTTGCAAGGCTTGATGTTTACAGATGTGAGGTTTGTGGGAATGTGGTAGAAGTTATGCATGGCGGTAAGGGAGATCTTGTATGCTGCGGTCAGCTCATGGTGCATCTGACGGAGAATACGGTGGATGCGGCCAAGGAAAAACATGTACCGGTGATTGAGCGGATTCCGGGAGGTGTAAGGGTTGTGGTTGGCAGTGTTGAGCATCCCATGGTGGAGAAGCATTATATTGAATGGATTGAGGTTATCGCGGACAACCGGGTTTATCGTAAGGACCTTCAACCCGGCGAAAAGCCGGAGGCTGTTTTCATGATGGAAGCGGAAAGATTTGTCGTTCGTGAATACTGCAACCTCCATGGCGTATGGAAAGCTGACGGCTGA
- a CDS encoding cytoplasmic protein, translating into MQKTALFVFNGDPMCFIHVLLNGLDMHERGDEVALVLEGSSTALIPELEKEAHPLHALWRKALDAEIVAGACRACCSKMKALQAAEKAGLSLLDDMAGHPSMTAFRDGGYTLLTF; encoded by the coding sequence ATGCAGAAAACAGCCCTTTTTGTTTTTAACGGGGATCCCATGTGTTTCATCCATGTACTGCTTAACGGACTGGACATGCATGAAAGGGGGGATGAGGTGGCACTGGTTCTGGAAGGTTCATCCACGGCCCTGATCCCTGAGCTGGAAAAAGAAGCTCATCCCCTTCATGCTTTATGGAGAAAAGCCCTGGACGCAGAGATTGTAGCCGGAGCCTGCAGAGCCTGCTGTAGTAAAATGAAAGCTCTGCAGGCAGCGGAAAAGGCCGGGCTCAGCCTTTTGGATGACATGGCCGGTCATCCGTCCATGACGGCCTTCCGGGACGGAGGGTATACTCTGCTGACTTTCTGA
- the rd gene encoding rubredoxin, giving the protein MKYVCDVCGWEYDPAEGDSEGGIAPGTVFADLPEDWVCPVCGAGKDQFSAA; this is encoded by the coding sequence ATGAAGTATGTATGTGATGTATGCGGGTGGGAATATGACCCTGCAGAAGGTGACAGCGAAGGCGGCATTGCGCCGGGAACGGTTTTTGCCGATCTTCCGGAAGACTGGGTCTGTCCTGTCTGTGGAGCGGGCAAGGATCAGTTTTCTGCTGCTTGA
- a CDS encoding FprA family A-type flavoprotein, with product MRPVEIAPNIFEVGVRDWNIRDFHGYSTPAGTTYNAFLIRGETNVLIDTVKAEFTEELLANIRAVMDPKDIDIVVSNHTEMDHSGGLPRVMSVVGEDKPLYCSKMGAKNLARHFHQKWNLKEVGSGEELAIGSGRTLMFLETRMLHWPDSMFTYLKEEGILFSSDAFGQHYAGSEVFDDQMDISELLFHAKKYYANILLPFSSLITKLLKSVGDMGLRLNMVCPDHGILWRKDPAVILEAYERWSRQETLDKAVVIYDTMWHSTEMMADAIVSGLVEAGVTQVRPISVRKSHRSDIMTEIMDAKAVLVGSPTLNNQIFPALMDVLTYMKGLKPQGKIAAAFGSYGWSGEAVKLLNAELASMGFELPEEGIRVQYVPEHDQLTLCHGLGRRIGLKILGKEA from the coding sequence ATGCGACCCGTTGAAATTGCACCTAATATTTTTGAGGTTGGCGTAAGGGATTGGAACATAAGAGATTTTCATGGTTATTCCACACCGGCAGGCACCACCTACAATGCCTTTCTTATCCGTGGAGAAACCAATGTGCTCATTGATACGGTGAAAGCAGAGTTCACCGAAGAGCTTCTGGCCAATATCCGAGCGGTTATGGACCCTAAGGATATTGATATTGTGGTCAGTAATCATACGGAAATGGATCATTCAGGTGGTCTTCCCCGCGTCATGTCCGTGGTGGGTGAGGACAAGCCCCTTTACTGTTCCAAAATGGGAGCTAAGAATCTGGCCCGCCATTTCCATCAGAAGTGGAACCTGAAAGAGGTCGGTTCCGGAGAAGAGCTTGCCATCGGCTCCGGGCGTACGCTGATGTTTTTGGAAACCCGCATGCTGCACTGGCCGGATTCCATGTTCACCTATCTGAAGGAAGAAGGCATTCTGTTTTCCAGCGATGCCTTTGGCCAGCACTATGCGGGCAGCGAGGTTTTTGACGACCAGATGGATATTTCCGAGCTGCTTTTTCATGCAAAAAAATATTATGCCAATATTCTTTTGCCCTTTTCGTCCCTTATCACAAAATTACTGAAGTCTGTTGGAGACATGGGACTTCGGCTCAACATGGTCTGCCCGGATCATGGTATTCTCTGGCGTAAAGATCCTGCGGTGATTCTTGAGGCCTATGAACGGTGGAGCCGTCAGGAAACATTGGACAAGGCTGTGGTGATCTACGACACCATGTGGCATTCCACGGAAATGATGGCCGATGCCATTGTGAGCGGACTGGTGGAGGCCGGTGTTACCCAGGTGCGTCCCATCAGCGTACGCAAATCTCACCGTTCGGATATTATGACAGAGATTATGGATGCAAAGGCTGTCCTTGTGGGTTCGCCAACCCTGAACAACCAGATTTTCCCCGCACTCATGGATGTGCTGACCTATATGAAGGGCTTAAAACCTCAGGGTAAAATTGCCGCGGCTTTCGGCTCCTACGGCTGGAGCGGAGAGGCTGTGAAGCTTTTGAATGCGGAGCTTGCGTCCATGGGCTTTGAGCTTCCCGAAGAAGGTATCCGTGTGCAGTATGTCCCGGAGCATGATCAGCTCACCCTCTGTCACGGACTGGGAAGGCGCATTGGGCTGAAGATCCTGGGCAAGGAGGCCTGA
- a CDS encoding cytochrome ubiquinol oxidase subunit I, with protein sequence MDVVLLSRLQFAATTMFHFLFVPLTLGLSILVAWMETRYARTGDEVYLRMTKFWGKLFLINFAVGVVTGITLEFQFGTNWSQYSAYVGDIFGSLLAIEATAAFFLESTFIGIWIFGWKRLSAKAHAGVMWMVAIAGNASAIWILIANAWMQHPVGYTLRESFGGQRAEITDFMAVITQKFAWLTIMHTIAASIVLACFFVMGISAWHLLRKQHEEVFTRSFRMALVPGLIFSLFVAIQGDFHAVDVAHTQPAKMAAMEFHWETQPNAPSYLFAWPDPEAEKNSIEIGKIPGMLSFLIHHDFSTPVTGLKDIPKDERPPIALVGMAFRVMVGLGAYFIIACSIGWFFRKRLQEKTWYLKMMLWSIPLPYIATQAGWLVTEVGRQPWIVYGLMKTSDAVSPISTGQVATSLVAFIVVYGLLGLAGFTMIAKKAMKGPDLPEATETKA encoded by the coding sequence ATGGATGTGGTCCTGCTTTCACGGTTGCAGTTTGCAGCAACCACCATGTTTCATTTTCTTTTTGTTCCCCTCACACTGGGGCTTTCCATTCTGGTCGCATGGATGGAAACCCGTTATGCTCGTACAGGAGATGAAGTCTATCTCCGCATGACTAAGTTCTGGGGGAAGCTTTTTCTCATCAACTTTGCCGTAGGGGTGGTAACAGGCATCACCCTTGAATTTCAGTTTGGCACTAACTGGTCCCAGTATTCCGCTTATGTGGGGGATATTTTCGGATCACTTCTGGCCATAGAGGCCACAGCAGCTTTTTTTCTGGAATCCACCTTTATCGGGATCTGGATTTTCGGATGGAAGCGGCTCTCCGCTAAGGCGCATGCAGGGGTCATGTGGATGGTGGCCATAGCCGGCAATGCGTCGGCCATATGGATTCTTATCGCCAATGCCTGGATGCAGCATCCCGTAGGATACACTCTTCGTGAATCCTTTGGTGGTCAAAGAGCTGAAATTACAGATTTCATGGCGGTAATCACTCAGAAGTTTGCGTGGCTGACCATTATGCATACCATTGCCGCCAGCATTGTGCTGGCCTGTTTTTTTGTTATGGGTATCAGTGCATGGCATCTTTTACGAAAGCAGCATGAGGAGGTGTTTACCCGGTCTTTCCGCATGGCTCTGGTGCCGGGTTTGATTTTTTCTCTTTTTGTGGCCATACAGGGCGATTTTCATGCCGTGGATGTGGCCCACACCCAGCCAGCCAAAATGGCAGCCATGGAGTTTCACTGGGAAACCCAGCCGAATGCACCCAGCTATCTGTTTGCATGGCCGGATCCCGAGGCAGAAAAAAACAGTATAGAAATTGGTAAAATTCCGGGCATGCTGAGTTTCCTCATCCATCATGATTTTTCCACTCCTGTGACAGGTTTAAAAGATATTCCAAAGGATGAACGGCCGCCCATTGCCCTTGTCGGCATGGCCTTTCGTGTTATGGTGGGGCTCGGTGCCTATTTCATCATTGCCTGCAGTATCGGGTGGTTTTTCAGAAAACGCCTGCAGGAGAAAACCTGGTATCTGAAGATGATGCTCTGGTCCATTCCCCTTCCCTATATTGCCACCCAAGCCGGATGGCTGGTTACGGAAGTGGGGCGGCAGCCATGGATTGTTTACGGATTGATGAAAACATCCGATGCGGTGTCGCCGATATCCACCGGGCAGGTGGCTACCAGTCTTGTGGCTTTTATCGTGGTATATGGTCTTCTGGGCCTTGCCGGGTTTACCATGATCGCTAAAAAAGCGATGAAGGGTCCCGATCTGCCGGAAGCAACGGAAACAAAGGCCTGA
- a CDS encoding phosphomannomutase/phosphoglucomutase yields MNPGIFREYDIRGIAGKDFDADDVTLIGKAMGTHMRASGCRTIAVGRDCRSTSEAYQQALMQGLLSTGMDVIEIGICPTPVLYFATHHLGTDAGIIVTASHNPPEYNGFKTTMAGASLFGEELQVIRKIAMEKRFSETEQAGKISVQNPVPAYLDWIQNDIRIQKPMKVVVDAGNGTGGVVALPLLEALGCEVIPLFCDMDGTFPNHEADPTIAANLQDLIRTVKETGAHVGIGYDGDADRIGVVGPDGRIFHGDQLMILFSREILASHPGATFISEVKCSQTLYDDIAARGGKPIMWRTGHSLIKQKMKESGAVLAGEMSGHMFFADRYFGYDDAIYATCRLLEILSTTEKSLNQLLADVPETFNTPEIRVDCDDEKKFAIVRAITDHYQKTHKVIDIDGARVLFDEGWGLVRASNTQPALVLRFEGTSPEARDTIRKEMEERVTFFSIS; encoded by the coding sequence ATGAACCCGGGAATTTTCAGGGAATACGATATAAGAGGCATAGCAGGCAAAGACTTTGATGCAGACGATGTAACCCTTATCGGCAAAGCCATGGGTACCCACATGAGGGCCAGTGGCTGCCGGACCATTGCCGTTGGACGGGACTGCCGCAGCACCTCGGAAGCCTACCAGCAGGCCCTGATGCAAGGGCTGCTCTCCACAGGCATGGATGTAATCGAAATTGGTATCTGCCCCACACCCGTTCTCTATTTTGCCACCCATCACCTCGGAACCGATGCGGGCATCATTGTGACGGCCAGCCATAATCCTCCGGAATACAATGGTTTTAAAACCACCATGGCGGGTGCTTCCCTCTTTGGCGAAGAACTGCAGGTCATACGGAAAATAGCCATGGAAAAACGCTTTTCCGAAACAGAACAGGCTGGTAAAATATCTGTGCAGAACCCTGTACCCGCCTATCTGGACTGGATTCAAAACGATATCCGCATCCAAAAACCCATGAAGGTGGTTGTGGATGCGGGCAACGGCACGGGAGGCGTGGTGGCCCTGCCCCTTCTCGAAGCCCTTGGATGCGAAGTCATCCCCCTTTTCTGCGATATGGACGGAACCTTTCCCAACCATGAGGCAGACCCCACCATTGCGGCCAACCTCCAGGATCTCATCCGTACCGTCAAGGAAACGGGAGCGCATGTGGGCATCGGCTATGACGGAGATGCGGACCGTATCGGTGTAGTGGGCCCTGACGGACGGATCTTCCACGGAGACCAGCTCATGATTCTCTTTTCAAGGGAAATTCTTGCAAGCCATCCAGGGGCCACCTTTATATCGGAAGTCAAATGCTCCCAAACCCTGTATGATGACATTGCTGCCAGAGGCGGTAAGCCCATCATGTGGCGTACGGGACACTCCCTCATCAAGCAAAAAATGAAGGAAAGCGGTGCCGTTCTTGCCGGAGAAATGAGCGGCCACATGTTCTTCGCAGATCGTTACTTCGGGTACGACGATGCGATTTACGCCACCTGCCGACTGCTGGAAATTCTTTCCACCACGGAAAAAAGTCTGAATCAACTTCTGGCCGATGTTCCCGAAACCTTCAACACTCCTGAAATCCGCGTTGACTGTGACGATGAGAAAAAATTTGCCATCGTACGGGCCATCACCGACCATTATCAGAAAACCCACAAGGTAATTGATATTGATGGAGCCAGGGTACTGTTCGATGAGGGATGGGGCCTTGTACGTGCTTCCAACACCCAACCTGCCCTTGTGCTGCGGTTTGAAGGGACAAGCCCGGAGGCCAGAGATACCATACGGAAGGAAATGGAAGAAAGAGTTACCTTTTTTTCCATTTCCTGA